From Aquila chrysaetos chrysaetos chromosome 3, bAquChr1.4, whole genome shotgun sequence, the proteins below share one genomic window:
- the HELZ2 gene encoding helicase with zinc finger domain 2, with amino-acid sequence MPTANGPAVPLGRLQQQLELRLVCSKCSVKENEITYQLRKVEHKCMYEILLARCRGRRSTAWRKVSRRPGFPNPARYAVCRYFAVGLGCRKHKSQCTFAWSPEEAMVWNFEREQQLERRQLKAAVLQAQLGGHPTATPESPASAAGEIASEFGGQFQEICKRCFFGCPQRISVGGQGRLCESHWTWDPLLVHVVSDSRRKQQYTAVRPCPEFMPTLSYCRFVSRGQPCKHSPQRCQYAHSDVEMAVWEAEREHGLVRSDLLPAAGSCGVNGELAAPAPVHFYCRLCLVTFSSQESFESHCSSVEHMQMLSVDASVQWVHHAPPLGLTKFSLCSRAEVCEMGNSCTKAHSAEELQEWIQRVKVAVKKKKRALKEGLLSYQDRLIAEYRTCSNEVLIMAEHVEGVRVVCEQPLHLQLEDRRMKYQWKFRVHSQMPLQHVALLKREPGVNFYFSGNGLSRGLHYIRGEHVAALPSSPATALVEVCMECCTLGVFEQWVVFDFGKRPVLMQKIKVKVGRRDNPQHVPSSRESSRPVNFVRWDRGNRIIVPSVPRTSEDVDLLAKYKPPALALDYQREGGTTVPITRLNYRERMHSFLFREEEAEQALVAKLNLRVLILLTPMLQSLSMGMKFALSGELFAEVPTPYNLSPDTDEGYLLSRSVPTAFLALDPPVDNRVYEVSVEHKATTEKTIWLQIPKRCCSELNFAPNTSRKVEIQFQIDQLLFRQWHQAVDRLLDEKLVLPDVASCSVPYSLGSPQKGNSKQKLAISFITGQATSSRQVPPLLIYGPFGTGKTFTLAMATMEILRQPNTRVLICTHTNSAADIYIREYFHNYVTNGHPWAVPLRIISTDRPINLTDPITQMYCCLSPDQRSFRHPTREEIDRHHVIITTSMLSKNLKVAPGYFTHIMIDEAAQMLECEALVPLSYATFETRIVLAGDHMQITPKLFCVGDEQSADHTLLNRLFQFYQKERHEVALKSRIIFNENYRSTAGIIEFVSKHFYVGKGNAIQASGNIPAHPEIYPLVFCHVCGVAERDMSMISWHNASEIIQVIEKVKEIYQRWPDEWGVRDLKRICVVSHGMQVSATRQELRKKQLQDVVVENYENLPGREFRVIIISTVHTSESLRVSASHHLEFFNEARVLNTIMTRAQSLVVAVGDAVALCSHGQCSKVWKRFIQQCIEKGSVFPENLTMAQIKQAACDKESWSRRSPEGDEDDSDTDSWSSEGESVNPDDPILQELLDESKNVLVTVSEEGLLNVKSEASNLWEDRQEYVSFSSQMMQEYLHMHPKMYKRCELVKEGFDRASAFTLNDSPAMTIQIRGRVHCGTAFTGDEVLVEILQSSTADSGSHRPQGKVVGIFKRAERERTFICMMDEFDPRVMIPIDPTVTKIFVPGLKEKPNVIPIRRLVNGKYRVVSCEKISQETRRCQFFCVQVISWREGFYYPLGIITEILHAALTLEEGLKILNLEYGLEKKYPIAVTQESAKHTSSSKLNLTKEKLKDCRSYLTFTVDPQGARDLDDAVSIRDLGCHYEIGIHIADVAGVIPKGSALDLEAKKRGVTYYAPNQEPLCMFPPHISQDICSLLPQKDRRVISLFVTIEKETDEMLKGVFTTSVIRSDRQLSYEEAELFIKDHYRGAAGALRFDTLEDCIAVAYHFSRIHRKFRLQEDCFYDRLDEESSPGNRGSHQMIEELMIMFNSFVAEFLTSQEDTRNVTPLRCQCEPSPQQLSHMKNKYRHILPLSIHLSHHLGEVPPGQDSSKNVEFSLLAPIWEHLQAAANVRDFHKMLDLIVTDDIHPRLAPVALEFRRLLSRSYFSRSNSTVQSKAGHYSLHVDSYTWASSPIRRYVDVVVQRHLHSVLHKKPIVYSSDDIEFLCHDFNRKNSQAMMYEKRAHCLQMATQLKGQVLQKIAFVVDIEGMNKYFKVLFPLNKESLPDPQIINYRSLQLIEQPTFIQERSSIKLTWKRRVYSVETMKEHSLQEGPLRNRSVTLLGTQTWQDVLAAIRSEKFETAASLLQKSKELNQRHMGWVRKSQCSHYRELSLELSAGDALQFQLTTDICRGFLVPFVQLWCVTPGFDICLQHTEKPIDCFSAYATLLSKDKYKHATEYSKIWMPMSAMESALCAVAKNDSIVLHDVKITWAKQRTSKGQLQGSFVLNKNFMEECSIEVDFNHCYLCIRLGGLKLGGLQNDEECLSHSLQNLTFLNKGRSESNFVVDPDTYTWVAHGVTEEFSDEKLERTAQHTMNFYIHYTSMENIPVEVSHASARFTVELIPKMLPDVRKEKALWKLKYASELAKSITLGHEPPKKVITSKILQQNSFDLPGSCRRLNQSQNQAILNALRKSFMVIQGPPGTGKTVVGTHIVYWFHKLNEETVEKDQTPVSEKEKPKGRKCILYCGPSHKSVDVVAEMLLKMKDLKPLRVYGEAIETMEFPYPGSNRNLYRRALRDTTPKHELRDIILHYRIRRPPNPCWQEIVNFDARMRKGEQITEEETKKYKNQLSAARTYELSGHDVILCTCSAASATSLEQLNVRQIIIDECAMSIEPETLIPLVSHRYAEKVVLLGDHKQLRPMVNNDFCKSLGMEVSLFERYRNQAWMLDTQYRMHKGICEFPSQEFYETRLKTWPQLCRKPSVFHHKDNGCCPIIFGHVEGKEQSLMVSTEEENENSKANLEEVEQAVRLAKQLTLDGTIRPESIAILSPYSTQVSEINKSLLKEGISGMTVCTIRKSQGSEWRYVILSTVRSCPRSEIDRKPTKSWQKKYLGFVTDPNQINVGITRAQEGLCILGNRYLLECNPLWRRLLQHYRQRNCYTAAQGIFVRKTAALCR; translated from the exons ATGCCGACGGCGAACGGCCCGGCGGTGCCGCTGGGcaggctccagcagcagctggagctgcgCCTGGTCTGCTCCAAGTGCAGCGTGAAGGAGAACGAGATCACCTACCAACTGCGAAAAGTGGAGCACAAGTGCATGTACGAGATCCTCCTGGCCCGCTGCCGCGGCCGCCGGAGCACAGCCTGGAGGAAGGTGTCCAGGCGGCCGGGCTTCCCCAACCCGGCCCGCTACGCCGTCTGCAGGTACTTTGCggtggggctgggctgcagaAAGCACAAGAGCCAGTGCACCTTTGCCTGGAGCCCGGAGGAGGCCATGGTCTGGAACTTTgagagggagcagcagctggagcggCGCCAGCTGAAGGCAGCGGTGCTGCAGGCGCAGCTGGGGGGTCACCCCACCGCCACCCCCGAATCGCCGGCCAGCGCCGCCGGCGAGATCGCCAGCGAGTTCGGGGGGCAGTTCCAGGAGATCTGCAAGCGTTGCTTCTTCGGCTGCCCCCAGCGCATCTCGGTGGGCGGCCAGGGGCGGCTCTGCGAGTCCCACTGGACCTGGGACCCCCTCCTGGTGCACGTGGTGTCGGACAGCCGGAGGAAGCAGCAGTACACCGCCGTCCGGCCCTGCCCGGAGTTCATGCCGACCCTCAGCTACTGCAGGTTCGTCTCCAGGGGCCAGCCCTGCAAGCACAGCCCGCAGCGCTGCCAGTACGCCCACAGCGACGTGGAGATGGCCGTCTGGGAAGCCGAGAGGGAGCACGGCTTGGTTCGCTCCGACCTGCTGCCGGCTGCGGGGAGCTGCGGCGTCAACGGCGAGCTGGCGGCGCCCGCGCCGGTGCACTTCTACTGCCGGCTCTGCCTGGTGACCTTCAGCTCGCAGGAGAGTTTCGAGAGCCACTGCTCCTCTGTCGAGCATATGCAGATGCTCTCGGTTGACGCCTCCGTCCAGTGGGTCCACCACGCGCCGCCACTCGGGCTGACCAAGTTCTCGCTGTGTAGCAG AGCGGAGGTGTGCGAAATGGGCAACAGCTGCACCAAGGCTCATTCCGCCGAGGAGCTGCAGGAGTGGATCCAGAGGGTGAAGGTTGCCGTGAAGAAAAAGAAGCGAGCGCTGAAGGAAGGGCTCTTGTCTTACCAGGACCGGCTCATCGCCGAGTATCGGACGTGCTCCAACGAGGTGTTGATT ATGGCTGAGCATGTCGAGGGCGTCAGAGTTGTGTGTGAGCAGCCCCTGCACCTGCAGTTGGAGGACAGGAGGATGAAATACCAGTGGAAATTCAGGGTCCACTCCCAG ATGCCTCTGCAGCACGTGGCGCTACTCAAGCGGGAACCTGGAGTCAACTTCTACTTCTCGGGAAACGGGCTTTCCCGGGGCCTCCACTACATTCGGGGGGAGCACGTGGCcgccctgccttcctccccagccaccGCGCTGGTGGAGGTCTGCATGGAGTGCTGCACGCTGGGCGTCTTCGAGCAGTGGGTGGTGTTTGATTTCGGCAAACGCCCCGTCCTCATGCAGAAGATCAAGGTGAAGGTGGGCCGGCGGGATAACCCCCAGCAcgtccccagcagcagggagagcagccgCCCCGTCAACTTCGTGCGATGGGATAGAGGTAACCGGATCATCGTTCCCAGCGTGCCGAGGACCAGCGAAGATGTGGATCTGCTGGCCAAGTACAAACCTCCCGCTCTTGCGCTGGACTACCAGCGCGAGGGTGGTACGACCGTTCCCATCACCCGTCTCAACTATCGTGAGAGGATGCACAGCTTCCTCTTCCGCGAGGAAGAAGCTGAACAGGCTCTGGTTGCCAA acTCAACCTGCGGGTCCTTATCTTGCTGACCCCCATGCTGCAAAGCCTCTCCATGGGGATGAAGTTTGCCCTCTCTGGTGAGCTGTTCGCTGAAGTGCCTACCCCTTATAACCTCTCGCCGGACACAGACGAGGGGTATCTGCTGAGTAGGTCTGTGCCCACTGCTTTCCTGGCGCTTGACCCACCTGTGGACAATCGGGTTTACGAGGTTAGTGTGGAGCATAAAGCCACCACAGAGAAGACCATCTGGCTACAGATACCAAAGAGATGCTGCTCGGAGCTGAACTTCGCACCAAACACGTCCCGCAAGGTGGAGATCCAGTTCCAAATCGACCAGCTGCTGTTCCGGCAGTGGCACCAGGCTGTGGACCGCCTGTTGGATGAGAAGCTGGTCCTACCAGATGTCGCCAGTTGCTCTGTCCCCTACTCTCTTGGGTCGCCACAGAAAGGGAATAGCAAGCAGAAACTAGCCATCTCCTTCATCACGGGCCAGGCAACCAGCAGCCGGCAGGTCCCACCTCTTCTCATCTATGGGCCTTTCGGCACAGGCAAGACGTTCACGTTGGCCATGGCCACCATGGAGATCCTCAGGCAGCCCAACACACGGGTGCTGATCTGCACTCACACTAACAG tgctgctgacaTCTACATCCGGGAGTACTTCCATAACTACGTGACCAACGGGCACCCATGGGCTGTTCCGTTGAGGATTATATCCACTGACCGTCCCATCAACCTGACAGACCCCATCACTCAGATGTACTGCTGCCTCTCGCCAGACCAGCGCTCCTTCCGACACCCCACGCGGGAGGAGATCGACAGGCACCACGTCATTATTACCACCTCCATGTTATCCAAGAACCTGAAGGTTGCCCCAGGCTATTTTACCCACATCATGATCGACGAGGCTGCTCAGATGCTGGAGTGCGAAGCTTTGGTTCCACTCTCCTACGCCACTTTTGAGACCCGCATTGTCCTCGCTGGCGATCACATGCAGATAACCCCAAAGCTGTTCTGTGTTGGGGATGAACAATCTGCTGATCACACCCTGTTAAACCGTCTCTTTCAGTTTTACCAGAAAGAGAGGCATGAAGTGGCCTTGAAGAGCAGGATCATCTTCAATGAGAATTACCGTTCCACTGCAGGCATAATTGAGTTTGTCTCCAAGCACTTCTACGTTGGCAAAGGCAATGCTATCCAAGCCAGTGGGAACATCCCAGCCCATCCCGAAATCTACCCACTCGTGTTCTGCCACGTGTGTGGCGTGGCTGAAAGGGATATGTCCATGATTTCTTGGCACAACGCCTCCGAGATAATACAAGTGATTGAGAAAGTGAAGGAGATCTATCAGAGATGGCCGGATGAGTGGGGTGTCCGAGACCTGAAGAGGATCTGTGTGGTCTCCCATGGGATGCAG GTTTCTGCAACAAGACAAGAGCTGAGGAAGAAGCAGCTACAAGATGTGGTGGTAGAAAACTATGAAAACTTGCCAG GGCGGGAGTTCCGAGTCATCATCATCAGCACGGTCCACACCAGTGAGAGCCTCCGCGTCTCGGCCTCCCACCACCTCGAGTTCTTCAACGAAGCCAGAGTGCTCAACACGATCATGACCCGGGCTCAGTCCCTGGTTGTTGCGGTGGGGGATGCCGTGGCCTTGTGCTCCCACGGCCAGTGCAGCAAGGTGTGGAAGCGTTTCATCCAGCAGTGCATCGAGAAGGGAAGTGTCTTCCCGGAGAACCTGACGATGGCCCAGATCAAACAGGCTGCGTGCGACAAggagagctggagcaggaggagcccGGAGGGGGATGAGGACGACAGCGACACGGATTCCTGGAGCTCTGAGGGTGAAAGCGTGAATCCCGATGATCCCATCCTCCAGGAGCTCTTAGACGAGAGCAAGAACGTGCTGGTGACGGTGTCCGAAGAAGGGCTGCTGAACGTGAAGTCTGAGGCTTCAAACCTGTGGGAAGACAGGCAGGAATACGTCAGCTTCTCTTCTCAGATGATGCAAGAGTATCTGCACATGCACCCCAAAATGTACAAGAGGTGCGAGCTGGTCAAAGAAGGGTTTGACAGAGCTTCTGCCTTCACCCTCAACGACTCCCCTGCCATGACCATTCAGATCAGAGGCAGAGTTCACTGCGGGACGGCCTTCACCGGAGACGAGGTGCTCGTGGAaatcctgcagagcagcacggCTGACAGCGGCAGCCATCGCCCTCAGGGGAAGGTGGTGGGCATCTTCAAGCGCGCGGAGAGGGAACGGACCTTCATCTGCATGATGGATGAATTTGATCCCCGGGTGATGATACCCATCGATCCCACTGTCACCAAAATATTCGTCCCAGGGCTGAAAGAGAAACCCAACGTCATTCCCATCCGCAGGCTTGTCAATGGGAAGTACAGAGTGGTCAGCTGCGAGAAGATCAGCCAGGAGACGAGGAGATGCCAGTTCTTCTGCGTCCAGGTTATCTCCTGGCGGGAAGGGTTTTACTACCCTTTGGGGATAATAACAGAGATTCTGCATGCAGCATTGACTTTGGAAGAAGGCTTAAAGATCCTCAACTTGGAGTATGGTTTGGAGAAGAAATACCCAATTGCTGTCACCCAGGAGTCAGCCAAACACACCTCCAGCAGCAAACTAAACCTCACcaaggaaaagctgaaggacTGTCGGAGTTACCTGACCTTCACTGTCGACCCCCAAGGTGCCAGGGATTTGGACGATGCTGTCAGCATTAGGGATCTTGGGTGTCACTATGAGATTGGGATCCACATTGCAGACGTGGCTGGCGTTATTCCCAAAGGCAGTGCCTTGGACCTGGAAGCAAAGAAGCGGGGTGTCACCTACTACGCTCCCAACCAGGAGCCTCTGTGCATGTTCCCACCCCACATTAGCCAAGACATCTGCAGCCTCCTGCCACAGAAAGATCGTCGGGTGATCTCCTTGTTTGTCACCATAGAAAAGGAGACTGATGAGATGTTAAAGGGAGTCTTCACCACCTCTGTGATCCGCTCGGACAGGCAGCTGTCCTATGAAGAGGCAGAGCTCTTCATCAAGGACCACTACAGGGGAGCGGCAGGGGCCCTTCGTTTCGATACCCTGGAGGACTGCATAGCTGTGGCTTATCACTTCTCCAGGATCCATCGGAAGTTTCGGCTGCAGGAGGACTGTTTCTATGACCGGCTGGACGAGGAAAGCTCCCCAGGTAACAGGGGGTCCCATCAGATGATAGAGGAGTTAATGATCATGTTCAACAGTTTCGTGGCCGAGTTCCTCACCAGCCAGGAGGACACCAGAAATGTCACTCCGCTCCGGTGTCAGTGCGAGCCAAGCCCTCAACAGCTATCACACATGAAAAACAAGTACAGGCACATCCTTCCTTTGTCCATCCATCTCTCGCACCACCTGGGAGAGGTGCCTCCTGGCCAAGACTCCTCTAAAAACGTGGAATTCAGTCTCCTGGCCCCAATCTGGGAGcacctgcaggcagctgctaaTGTCCGTGACTTCCACAAAATGCTAGACCTTATCGTTACTGATGACATTCACCCAAGGCTGGCCCCTGTGGCCCTGGAGTTCAGGAGACTGCTCAGCCGTTCCTATTTCAGTCGCTCCAACTCCACTGTCCAGTCAAAAGCGGGCCATTACTCCCTGCACGTTGACTCGTACACCTGGGCTTCCTCTCCCATCCGCCGGTACGTGGATGTCGTGGTCCAGCGGCACCTTCATTCCGTGCTCCACAAGAAGCCCATCGTCTATTCTTCGGACGACATTGAGTTTCTCTGTCATGACTTCAACAGGAAGAATTCCCAGGCGATGATGTATGAGAAGAGAGCCCACTGCCTGCAGATGGCCACCCAGCTGAAGGGCCAAGTCCTGCAGAAGATCGCCTTCGTAGTGGATATTGAAGGGATgaacaagtattttaaagtcCTGTTTCCCCTGAACAAAGAGAGTCTTCCAGATCCCCAGATAATTAACTACAGGTCTCTTCAGCTGATAGAGCAGCCCACATTCATCCAGGAGCGCAGCAGCATCAAGCTGACGTGGAAGAGGAGGGTGTACTCTGTGGAGACGATGAAGGAGCACAGCCTGCAGGAAGGACCTCTCCGCAACCGCAGCGTCACCCTCTTAGGCACCCAGACTTGGCAAGACGTGCTGGCAGCCATCCGGAGCGAGAAGTTTGAGAccgctgcctccctccttcAGAAGAGCAAGGAGCTCAACCAGCGGCACATGGGCTGGGTAAGGAAGAGCCAGTGCTCGCACTACAGAGAGCTCTCCCTGGAGCTGAGCGCCGGCGACGCGCTGCAGTTCCAGCTCACCACAGACATCTGCCGGGGCTTCCTGGTGCCCTTTGTGCAGCTGTGGTGCGTGACGCCGGGTTTCGACATCTGCCTGCAGCACACGGAAAAGCCTATTGATTGCTTCTCTGCCTACGCCACCCTGCTGTCCAAAGACAAGTACAAGCACGCAACGGAGTACAGCAAGATATGGATGCCGATGAGCGCCATGGAGTCTGCTTTGTGCGCGGTGGCCAAAAACGACTCGATTGTCCTCCACGATGTCAAAATAACCTGGGCAAAGCAAAGGACAAGCAAAGGACAGCTGCAAGGGAGTTTTGTCCTAAACAAAAACTTTATGGAGGAGTGTTCCATCGAAGTGGACTTCAACCACTGTTACTTGTGCATTCGCTTAGGTGGGCTGAAGCTTGGGGGCCTTCAAAACGATGAGGAATGCCTTAGCCACAGTCTCCAGAATCTGACTTTTCTTAACAAGGGCAGGTCAGAAAGCAATTTTGTGGTTGATCCAGATACCTACACCTGGGTGGCTCACGGGGTCACTGAAGAGTTCAGCGATGAGAAATTAGAGAGGACTGCTCAGCATACTATGAACTTTTACATCCACTATACGTCTATGGAGAACATCCCCGTGGAAGTCTCACATGCCTCTGCCAGGTTCACGGTGGAGCTCATACCAAAGATGCTGCCAGACGT ACGGAAAGAAAAGGCACTTTGGAAGCTCAAGTATGCCTCTGAGCTTGCTAAAAGCATCACCCTCGGCCACGAACCTCCTAAAAAAG TGATAACGTCCAAAATCCTGCAGCAAAACTCCTTTGATCtccctggcagctgcaggaggctTAACCAGAGTCAGAACCAGGCTATTCTAAATGCCCTGAGAAAATCCTTCATGGTCATCCAAGGCCCACCAG GCACAGGGAAAACGGTTGTTGGAACTCACATTGTCTACTGGTTCCATAAGCTGAATGAGGAGACCGTCGAGAAGGACCAAACACCagtctctgaaaaagaaaagcccaagGGGAGAAAGTGCATCTTGTACTGTGGCCCATCCCACAAGTCTGTTGATGTTGTTGCTG AGATGCTGCTGAAGATGAAGGACCTGAAACCACTGAGGGTTTACGGGGAGGCCATTGAGACAATGGAATTCCCGTACCCAGGGAGCAACCGGAACCTCTACCGCAGAGCCTTGCGGGACACAACACCAAAGCACGAGCTCAG AGACATAATCCTGCATTATCGCATCCGGCGGCCGCCCAACCCTTGCTGGCAGGAGATTGTTAACTTTGATGCTCGGATGAGGAAAGGAGAGCAGataacagaagaagaaacaaagaa GTACAAAAATCAGTTGTCGGCTGCTCGTACATATGAACTGTCAGGCCACGATGTCATCCTGTGCACGTGCTCCGCCGCATCTGCCACCTCCCTGGAGCAGCTCAATGTCAGGCAGATAATCATCGATGAGTGTGCCATGTCCATAGAGCCTGAGACCCTCATCCCCTTGGTCAGCCACCGCTATGCTGAGAAG GTTGTTTTGCTTGGGGATCACAAACAGCTGCGGCCTATGGTCAACAACGACTTCTGCAAGAGTCTTGGCATGGAGGTGTCTCTTTTTGAGCGCTACCGGAATCAGGCGTGGATGCTGGATACGCAGTACCGCATG CACAAAGGCATTTGTGAGTTCCCATCCCAGGAGTTTTATGAAACGCGGCTGAAAACGTGGCCCCAGCTTTGCCGTAAACCCAGCGTCTTCCACCACAAAGATAACGGCTGCTGCCCTATCATCTTCGGGCAcgtggaggggaaggagcagagccTCATGGTTTctactgaggaagaaaatgagaactCCAAAGCTAACCTAGAAGAAGTGGAGCAGGCG GTGAGGCTGGCGAAGCAGCTGACACTAGATGGCACCATCCGGCCAGAGAGCATCGCCATCCTGAGCCCCTACAGCACCCAGGTGTCCGAGATCAACAAGAGCCTCCTGAAAGAGGGCATCAGTGGAATGACCGTCTGCACCATCAGGAAAAGTCAAG GAAGTGAGTGGAGATATGTGATCCTGTCGACTGTACGCTCCTGCCCCCGGTCAGAGATTGATAGGAAGCCCACAAAGAGCTGGCAGAAGAAGTACCTGGGGTTTGTTACCGACCCAAACCAGATCAATGTTGGTATCACGCGAGCTCAGGAAGGACTCTGCATTTTAG GGAACCGGTACCTCCTGGAGTGCAACCCTTTGTGGAGGAGACTGCTGCAGCATTACAGACAGCGCAACTGCTATACTGCAGCCCAGGGGATTTTTGTCAGGAAGACTGCAGCCTTGTGCCGATGA